In the Campylobacteraceae bacterium genome, one interval contains:
- a CDS encoding proline--tRNA ligase — protein MKFSKMFIPTTKEAPKDASLASHQYLVRGGFINQTGSGIYNYLPLGKIVLDKIRAIVKEEMDKSGANEVQFGFVTPLSFWEQSGRASTMGKELLQFSDRKNTGYVLSPTNEETAVDLVKNRITSYKNLPLNLYQIYTKFRDEARPRFGLMRGREFLMKDAYSFHASKEDLVREFHVMEETYKNVFNRLGLDFRVVAADSGAIGGSGSKEFMVVANSGEDTIVVCPSCEYGANIEAAKRTPKKQDKLESKRLEKVHTPALKTIDEVSEFLNIYSYYTMKAVIKKAIYEDKVETVVFFIRGTDNLEDTKAASAIGASELEDASEDDLEKANLKAGFCGIVDFPKDIKVVFDKELQGDNNLVCGANEVDYHYKNVDLTSLDLDYVDLIAVQEGDACPSCQSKLEYTKGIEVGHIFQLGSKYSLAMDAKFLDQNGKTQPFEMGCYGIGVSRLVAAVIEQNHDEKGSIWTKETAPFQVDVIVSNAKKEEELNAGLKIYEELKEQGIETIIDDRVKERFGFKMGDFELIGFPYAIVVGKKLQDGLVELVNRRTLEKEEVKIEEIVSKISNILNK, from the coding sequence ATGAAATTCTCAAAAATGTTTATTCCAACAACAAAAGAAGCGCCAAAAGATGCAAGTTTAGCATCACACCAATATTTAGTACGTGGAGGTTTTATTAACCAAACAGGTTCAGGTATTTATAATTATCTTCCTTTAGGAAAAATTGTTTTAGACAAAATAAGAGCAATTGTAAAAGAAGAGATGGATAAATCTGGGGCAAATGAAGTACAGTTTGGTTTTGTTACACCTTTAAGTTTTTGGGAACAATCTGGTCGTGCTTCAACAATGGGAAAAGAATTACTGCAATTTTCTGATAGAAAAAACACAGGATATGTGCTTTCACCTACTAATGAAGAAACAGCAGTTGATTTAGTAAAAAACAGAATTACTTCTTATAAAAATTTACCACTTAATTTGTATCAAATTTATACTAAGTTTAGAGATGAAGCAAGACCAAGATTTGGTCTTATGAGGGGTAGAGAGTTTTTAATGAAAGATGCTTATTCTTTTCATGCTTCTAAAGAAGATTTAGTACGTGAATTTCACGTAATGGAAGAAACGTATAAAAATGTTTTTAATCGTTTAGGTCTTGATTTTAGAGTAGTAGCAGCTGATTCAGGAGCTATTGGTGGATCTGGTTCAAAAGAATTCATGGTTGTAGCTAATTCAGGAGAAGATACTATTGTTGTTTGTCCTTCTTGTGAGTATGGAGCTAATATTGAAGCAGCCAAAAGAACGCCTAAAAAACAAGATAAACTTGAGAGTAAAAGATTAGAAAAAGTACATACACCTGCTTTAAAAACAATAGATGAAGTAAGTGAATTTTTAAACATTTATTCTTATTACACAATGAAAGCGGTTATTAAAAAAGCAATTTATGAAGATAAAGTTGAAACAGTGGTTTTTTTCATAAGAGGAACAGATAACTTAGAAGATACAAAAGCAGCAAGTGCAATTGGGGCTTCAGAATTAGAAGATGCCAGTGAAGATGATTTAGAAAAAGCCAATTTAAAAGCAGGTTTTTGTGGAATAGTTGATTTTCCAAAAGATATTAAAGTAGTATTTGACAAAGAACTGCAAGGAGATAATAATCTTGTTTGTGGAGCAAATGAAGTAGATTATCACTATAAAAACGTTGATTTGACTTCTCTTGATTTGGATTATGTAGATTTAATTGCTGTACAAGAAGGTGATGCTTGTCCATCTTGCCAAAGTAAATTAGAATATACAAAAGGAATAGAAGTAGGTCATATTTTTCAATTGGGTTCTAAATATTCGCTTGCAATGGATGCTAAATTTTTAGATCAAAATGGAAAAACACAGCCTTTTGAAATGGGATGTTATGGTATTGGTGTTTCAAGACTGGTTGCAGCGGTAATTGAACAAAATCACGATGAAAAAGGTTCTATTTGGACCAAAGAAACGGCTCCTTTTCAAGTAGATGTAATTGTATCTAATGCCAAAAAAGAAGAAGAATTAAATGCTGGCCTTAAAATTTATGAAGAATTAAAAGAGCAGGGTATTGAAACTATTATTGACGACAGAGTTAAAGAGCGATTTGGTTTTAAAATGGGTGATTTTGAGCTTATTGGTTTTCCTTATGCAATTGTAGTAGGAAAAAAACTACAAGATGGTTTGGTTGAATTAGTAAACAGAAGAACACTTGAAAAAGAAGAAGTAAAAATAGAAGAAATAGTTTCTAAAATAAGTAATATTTTAAATAAATAA
- a CDS encoding glutamyl-tRNA reductase, translating into MSYLSISFTHKNTDIEMREKLAFPDESASEQFLKKLKNQESIDEVILLSTCNRVEIIASVSDIAKSQEYVINALSNYSNIEFDELFERADIYDNAGAIHHLFSVSSALDSLVIGETQIVGQLKDAYRMALNKGYCDQGLTRAMNYAFQCSAAVRNATQLGTGSVSVASTAVAKAKTFFSETKNIKALVIGAGEMSELTIRHLHKSGFSVVLVSRNLKKATLLAQNFDQEIEVESYDNINALLNDIPLLFTATSAPYPIITQDMVKECSFNRYWFDIAVPRDIDSIKSSNLEVFAVDDLQEIVNENMKIRAEKAKEAYTIVNKYSKEFFTWLKSLEIDPVVKQMYVKANTVIEKKISNAIAKGYIDAKDEKNITKLCETILNEFLHEPTKQLKTISKSLESDAVLSSIQNIFALDSKNNKNNKK; encoded by the coding sequence ATGAGTTATCTAAGCATTAGTTTCACCCATAAAAATACTGACATAGAAATGAGAGAAAAGCTTGCTTTCCCTGATGAAAGTGCCAGTGAACAATTTTTAAAAAAACTAAAAAACCAAGAGTCTATAGATGAAGTGATTTTATTATCAACCTGTAACAGGGTTGAAATTATAGCTTCTGTTTCTGATATTGCCAAATCGCAAGAATATGTTATTAATGCTTTGTCAAACTATTCAAATATTGAATTTGATGAATTATTTGAGCGCGCTGATATTTATGATAATGCAGGAGCTATTCATCATTTGTTTTCTGTTTCTTCTGCTTTGGATTCTTTAGTAATTGGGGAGACTCAAATAGTAGGCCAGTTAAAAGATGCCTATAGAATGGCTTTAAATAAAGGTTATTGTGATCAAGGTTTAACAAGAGCCATGAATTACGCTTTTCAATGTTCAGCAGCAGTAAGAAATGCCACTCAATTAGGTACGGGGTCTGTATCTGTAGCTTCAACAGCTGTAGCTAAAGCCAAAACTTTTTTTTCTGAAACTAAAAATATAAAAGCTTTGGTTATTGGCGCTGGTGAAATGAGTGAGTTAACCATAAGACATCTTCACAAATCAGGTTTTTCTGTAGTCCTTGTAAGTAGAAATCTAAAAAAAGCTACCTTGTTAGCTCAAAATTTTGACCAAGAAATAGAAGTTGAATCTTACGATAATATCAATGCTTTATTAAATGATATTCCTTTATTATTTACGGCAACATCAGCACCTTATCCTATTATCACGCAAGATATGGTAAAAGAGTGTTCTTTTAATCGTTACTGGTTTGATATAGCAGTTCCAAGAGATATTGACAGTATAAAAAGTTCAAATTTAGAAGTCTTTGCGGTAGATGATTTACAAGAAATTGTAAATGAGAATATGAAAATACGTGCAGAAAAAGCAAAAGAAGCTTATACCATAGTAAACAAGTATTCTAAAGAGTTTTTTACCTGGCTTAAATCTTTGGAAATTGACCCTGTTGTAAAACAAATGTATGTCAAAGCAAACACTGTAATAGAGAAAAAAATCTCTAATGCAATAGCTAAGGGTTATATTGATGCAAAAGATGAAAAAAATATTACCAAACTATGTGAAACAATTTTAAATGAATTTTTGCATGAACCCACAAAACAATTAAAAACAATATCAAAAAGCCTTGAATCAGATGCAGTATTATCAAGTATTCAAAATATTTTTGCCTTAGACAGTAAAAACAATAAAAACAATAAAAAATAG
- a CDS encoding polyprenyl synthetase family protein, whose amino-acid sequence MEELNLVKEQIKTYVIECEDEKSLYLLDKLATGKMLRSKLILKIAGVSNESIKLCAVVEMIHASSLLHDDVIDDATTRRGQASVNALFDNKTAIMFGDVLYSKAFAELSLMPKKISHLVATAVTKLSIGEMLDVDLTQEFNTSYDKYLDMIYKKTASLIEASAQAAAILSNKDEKIYATYGKNLGLAFQMIDDILDITQDSKTLGKPAMHDFEEGKVTIPYLLLHERLENKEALVSLYKKPLDDKNITWIKNQMIETKALEDSILMAKKLGNEAIEALKDENSMDLVLIMKAMIERDF is encoded by the coding sequence GTGGAAGAATTAAATTTAGTAAAAGAACAAATTAAAACATATGTAATAGAATGTGAGGATGAAAAAAGCCTTTATTTATTAGACAAATTAGCAACAGGTAAAATGTTGCGTTCTAAATTAATTTTAAAAATTGCTGGAGTTAGCAATGAGAGTATCAAATTATGTGCAGTAGTAGAGATGATTCATGCTTCTTCTTTATTACATGATGATGTTATTGATGATGCAACAACAAGAAGAGGACAAGCTTCTGTAAATGCACTTTTTGATAATAAAACAGCCATAATGTTTGGAGATGTTTTATATTCAAAAGCATTTGCAGAACTTTCTTTAATGCCCAAAAAAATATCTCATTTAGTAGCAACTGCTGTTACAAAATTAAGTATTGGTGAAATGCTTGATGTTGATTTAACACAAGAGTTTAATACTTCTTATGATAAATACTTAGATATGATTTATAAAAAAACAGCTTCTTTAATAGAAGCAAGTGCTCAAGCAGCTGCAATTTTAAGTAATAAAGATGAAAAAATTTATGCCACATATGGAAAAAACCTAGGTCTTGCATTTCAAATGATTGATGATATTTTGGATATTACACAAGATTCAAAAACACTAGGGAAACCAGCTATGCATGATTTTGAAGAAGGAAAAGTTACTATTCCTTATTTATTGCTTCATGAGCGTTTAGAGAATAAAGAAGCGCTTGTTTCTTTATATAAAAAACCCTTAGATGACAAAAACATTACTTGGATTAAAAATCAAATGATAGAAACAAAAGCGCTAGAAGATTCTATTTTAATGGCAAAAAAACTGGGAAATGAAGCAATTGAAGCGTTAAAAGATGAAAATTCAATGGACCTAGTTCTTATTATGAAAGCAATGATTGAGCGTGATTTTTAA